From one Dysidea avara chromosome 9, odDysAvar1.4, whole genome shotgun sequence genomic stretch:
- the LOC136267634 gene encoding uncharacterized protein, whose translation MADELKRLVQSRRGYRAHLKRLFTSTNELLERCTTSTPEEDDADTLDELILQLDRKKTILTDLDKQILALTNEDELEMEVLESEELQSEISRTLSKGKRLQKRLQVLELPISVVPQPKDTETHRPPSASITEPPVTLESKTDTVETKDASRSSDTSSLTMKADTNTSASPHPPTKASQVTQAVNTTVRLPRLDLPTFSGNALEWQPFWDGFDAAVHSNPAISEVQKLNNLKSLLRGEASQVVAGFSLTSDNYEHSLTLLKDRYGSSHKLVAAHMQAFIDLPKPPNTLTGLQQFYDTIERHVRSLSSLGKATDTYENLLVPIILNKLPPATRKTMVREHDSDEWTLTELQNAIKKEVRVFESELLTGHAFQSTHPTAAFHAGTSKAINKHTGRSSTPAQRTCVFCKGAHSPSDCQTVATSQARKELVTEKNLCFNCLGKHKVSVCNSRYRCRKCQRKHHTSLCSEANSKKQETIRPGPNTESTSLTTEGSLSTIVSEPTTSASLHLASSNTCLLKTAVATISAGGTYVESNILFDEGSQRSFLTKGLAECLQIQPHDSIELSLSTFGSGTSNTSKFDVATINLHSISGKLLPLTVLIVPTIAAPIHTVDQTSLTNLPYLKGLRLAHPIPPTDQFSITLLIGADQYWNIVEDHVIRGNGPTAVKSKLGYLLSGPIETPSARKPVVSSFHVAAQPTPNLEQFWSVESVGITPKEESTNSTLDTYIANNVTRLTDGSYSARFPWKDNHAPLPTNLSTCIHRTRILARKLAQNSHLLAKYNDILADQEQRGFIEKVEHPTNTSRCHYIPHHAVRKDSPTTPLRIVYDCSCHQARNQPSLNDCLLTGQPQLNDLCSIILRFRLHTIGICTDIEKAFLHISLHEDDRDWTRFLWLSNPKDPESEFVTYRFRVVLFGAVCSPFMLNAALHCHLSQHNSPIAQNMLANLYVDNIVSGCSSESEAVQLYKNARSIMTEAHFNLRSWASNSCKLTEQATRDKVADLSNPVNVLGLQWDTQADTLHLTSKSPIPSITSLVTKREVLKESSKVFDPLGLLSPVTVRAKIFMQSLWQRNLDWDEPLSDEDQTQWLNIATNIQDARSVQIPRQYFPTVNLSNQLDKLHVFADASLTAYGAVAFICRGNSTSFVMAKSRVAPLKPLTLPKLELMGALTAVRLCNFILQALHPLSLSTCFWSDSQIVLHWIQGEKRTNTFVANRISEIHHLSEPHAWRYCPTQDNPADLLTRGITASQLKLSELWKHGPQWLACDDSWPTWQYSPTVELQALAVTATEFQPSNASESHPTGIQCVIDISKHSTLSKLLAVSAYVLRFIANCRAQHQERSTGPLTPSELCYAEVKWVKTSQQEVYSNVLVNITTKSRRKRNTLIRQLRLFLDDGLLRCGGRIHNAPLSATAKFPLLLPPKHHLTSLIILDAHVRLFHAGTNSTLTMIRQKFWIPTGRQRIKSILLHCTTCCRHMGKPYTIPDPAPLPEIRTRESEPFEVTGIDFTGAMYVRHMNSEAKVYVCLFTCATSRAIHLEVVTDLTVETFLLAFRRFSSRKSLPQILVSDNASTYTAAAEDLQQLLKSDHLTEALGRRGVQWRFIPKRAPWYSGWWERLIGLTKMALKKVLGRSRVSLLVLQTLVVEVEAILNNRPLTYVSSELDDDEPLTPSHLLHGRRIVSLPHEYVMKQEIDDPTFGNSSEVTRRAQIQAALLNQFWFRWRHEYLTSLREHHRASGNNDQRIKQGDVVLVYDESPRISWRLAVVEELLKGNDGLVRAANIRTTHGRTNRPIAKLIPLEVSSNLTASDKTSQSHDKLNSAANSEDKNSGRERPKRRAAERGMDKVKHWIKELGGPPEDVTD comes from the coding sequence ATGGCCGATGAACTCAAACGCCTCGTTCAGTCTCGTCGTGGATACCGCGCTCACCTGAAACGTCTCTTTACCTCTACCAACGAGTTACTGGAACGGTGCACCACCTCTACACCTGAAGAAGACGATGCTGACACACTCGACGAACTGATCTTACAGCTGGACAGGAAGAAAACAATACTGACAGATTTAGACAAGCAGATTTTGGCTTTAACCAACGAAGATGAACTGGAAATGGAGGTATTGGAATCAGAAGAACTTCAATCAGAAATATCAAGGACTCTGTCAAAAGGGAAGCGACTACAGAAACGTCTTCAGGTACTGGAACTACCCATATCAGTCGTACCACAGCCTAAGGATACAGAAACACACCGCCCACCTAGTGCTAGTATCACAGAACCACCAGTAACACTAGAATCTAAAACAGACACAGTTGAGACCAAAGATGCTTCACGTTCCTCTGATACTTCATCACTGACAATGAAAGCAGATACAAACACATCAGCCAGTCCTCATCCTCCTACCAAAGCGTCACAGGTCACACAGGCAGTTAACACAACCGTGCGATTACCCAGGCTTGATTTACCTACTTTCTCCGGTAACGCACTGGAATGGCAGCCCTTCTGGGATGGCTTCGATGCCGCTGTGCACAGCAACCCTGCTATTTCTGAAGTCCAGAAGTTGAACAATCTCAAATCACTTCTTCGCGGTGAAGCCTCTCAAGTTGTTGCTGGATTTTCATTGACAAGTGACAATTATGAACACTCGTTGACACTCCTCAAAGACCGCTATGGCAGCTCTCACAAGTTAGTTGCAGCCCACATGCAAGCCTTTATAGATCTTCCAAAGCCCCCTAATACACTCACTGGCTTGCAGCAGTTTTATGACACTATTGAAAGACATGTAAGAAGTCTCTCCTCCTTGGGCAAAGCCACAGACACCTATGAGAATCTATTAGTCCCAATAATTCTAAACAAGTTACCACCGGCTACAAGGAAGACTATGGTTAGAGAACATGACAGCGATGAGTGGACCTTGACAGAATTACAAAACGCAATCAAGAAGGAAGTCAGGGTATTTGAATCAGAACTTTTGACAGGTCATGCCTTTCAGAGTACTCACCCCACTGCAGCCTTTCATGCTGGCACAAGTAAGGCCATCAACAAACACACAGGACGATCCAGTACACCTGCTCAACGCACATGTGTTTTCTGCAAGGGAGCCCACTCCCCTTCAGATTGCCAGACCGTAGCAACCAGTCAAGCACGCAAGGAGCTGGTAACCGAGAAGAACCTCTGCTTCAACTGTCTTGGGAAGCATAAAGTCAGTGTCTGCAATTCAAGGTATCGCTGCCGCAAGTGCCAACGTAAGCACCATACCAGCCTTTGCAGTGAAGCCAATTCGAAGAAACAGGAGACCATTCGACCTGGACCCAACACTGAATCAACCTCTCTTACCACAGAAGGATCCTTGAGTACCATTGTCTCAGAACCAACCACATCAGCTTCACTACACCTGGCAAGCAGCAACACTTGCCTGCTCAAGACTGCAGTAGCTACCATTTCAGCTGGAGGCACATATGTGGAATCAAATATCCTCTTTGATGAGGGGTCTCAACGCTCCTTCCTTACCAAAGGCTTAGCAGAATGCTTACAGATACAACCACATGACAGTATAGAACTTTCCCTGTCCACCTTTGGTAGTGGTACCAGCAACACGAGCAAGTTTGATGTTGCAACAATAAACCTCCATAGTATTTCTGGTAAACTGTTACCATTAACCGTCCTGATTGTGCCGACAATTGCCGCACCGATACATACAGTGGATCAAACATCACTCACGAACCTCCCCTATCTCAAAGGATTACGTTTGGCTCACCCGATTCCTCCAACTGATCAATTTTCTATCACTCTACTAATAGGAGCTGACCAATATTGGAACATTGTGGAGGACCATGTGATCAGAGGCAATGGTCCTACTGCCGTTAAATCCAAACTCGGCTATCTTCTGTCAGGTCCAATAGAGACACCCTCTGCAAGGAAGCCAGTTGTTAGTTCATTTCATGTTGCAGCTCAACCTACTCCTAACCTAGAGCAATTCTGGTCTGTAGAATCGGTAGGAATCACGCCAAAGGAGGAATCCACTAACAGTACTCTTGACACATACATTGCCAACAATGTGACACGCTTGACTGATGGTTCATACAGTGCTCGTTTCCCATGGAAGGACAATCATGCTCCCCTTCCGACAAATCTCTCAACTTGTATTCACCGAACAAGAATATTGGCTCGCAAACTGGCACAGAATTCTCATTTACTTGCCAAGTACAATGACATCCTAGCTGATCAGGAGCAGCGTGGCTTTATCGAGAAAGTAGAACACCCAACCAACACCTCTAGATGCCACTATATTCCACATCATGCTGTCCGCAAAGACTCACCTACTACCCCGCTTCGGATAGTTTATGATTGCAGTTGCCATCAAGCCAGGAATCAACCAAGTCTGAATGACTGTTTGCTCACAGGCCAACCCCAGCTGAATGATCTGTGCTCTATCATTCTTCGTTTCCGCCTTCACACCATTGGAATATGTACAGACATAGAGAAGGCATTTCTGCACATCTCTCTTCATGAGGATGATAGAGATTGGACAAGATTTCTGTGGCTGAGTAACCCAAAGGACCCAGAGAGTGAGTTTGTAACTTACAGATTTAGAGTAGTTTTGTTTGGTGCTGTGTGCTCACCTTTCATGTTAAATGCTGCCTTACACTGTCATTTGTCCCAGCACAACTCACCCATTGCCCAGAACATGCTCGCCAACCTATATGTAGATAACATAGTGTCTGGATGCTCTTCAGAATCAGAGGCTGTTCAGTTATACAAGAATGCTCGATCCATAATGACAGAGGCACATTTTAATCTAAGAAGTTGGGCATCAAACAGCTGCAAACTCACAGAGCAAGCAACCAGAGACAAGGTAGCAGACCTGAGCAACCCAGTCAATGTCTTGGGACTACAGTGGGACACACAAGCAGACACTCTACACCTCACGTCCAAGTCACCTATTCCAAGTATCACTTCACTAGTCACAAAGAGAGAAGTGTTGAAGGAGTCCTCCAAGGTTTTCGACCCACTAGGACTGTTGTCTCCCGTGACAGTCAGAGCCAAGATATTTATGCAATCATTGTGGCAACGTAACTTGGACTGGGATGAACCACTATCCGACGAAGACCAAACACAGTGGCTGAACATAGCAACGAATATCCAGGATGCCAGAAGTGTACAGATCCCCAGGCAGTACTTCCCTACAGTCAATTTGTCAAATCAACTTGACAAACTTCACGTGTTTGCTGATGCCAGTCTGACAGCTTATGGAGCAGTGGCTTTCATTTGTAGAGGAAATAGTACTTCATTCGTCATGGCTAAGTCCAGGGTCGCACCCCTCAAACCACTAACATTACCTAAACTTGAGCTGATGGGTGCTCTCACAGCAGTGCGACTAtgcaattttattttacaagcTCTTCACCCTCTCAGTTTATCCACTTGTTTCTGGTCAGACAGCCAAATTGTCCTGCACTGGATACAGGGTGAGAAACGGACCAACACATTTGTAGCCAACCGCATATCTGAAATTCACCACCTCTCAGAACCACATGCTTGGCGATATTGCCCAACACAGGACAACCCTGCAGATTTGCTGACCAGAGGAATCACCGCTTCACAACTGAAGTTGTCTGAATTGTGGAAACACGGACCCCAGTGGCTTGCTTGTGATGACAGTTGGCCTACTTGGCAGTACTCACCTACTGTTGAACTGCAAGCATTAGCCGTCACTGCCACAGAATTTCAACCATCCAATGCTTCAGAGTCACATCCTACTGGTATTCAATGTGTAATTGACATCTCCAAACACAGCACTCTCTCCAAGCTACTAGCAGTGTCAGCCTATGTGTTGAGATTCATTGCAAACTGCCGAGCACAACATCAGGAAAGATCAACAGGACCATTGACACCTTCTGAACTATGCTACGCTGAAGTGAAGTGGGTCAAGACAAGCCAACAAGAAGTTTACAGCAATGTTCTAGTCAACATTACTACCAAGTCTCGTAGGAAGAGAAACACCCTTATCCGTCAGTTACGCCTGTTTCTTGATGATGGACTACTTCGTTGTGGAGGCAGAATTCACAATGCCCCCCTAAGTGCAACTGCCAAATTTCCTTTGCTATTACCACCAAAGCACCATTTAACATCTCTCATCATCTTAGATGCTCATGTCAGATTGTTTCATGCCGGCACCAATTCAACCTTGACTATGATCAGACAGAAATTCTGGATCCCAACTGGAAGGCAACGTATCAAGTCAATCCTCCTCCACTGCACTACTTGTTGTAGACACATGGGAAAGCCATACACCATTCCGGACCCTGCACCACTACCAGAGATCAGAACACGTGAGTCTGAACCCTTTGAGGTCACAGGTATTGATTTTACCGGTGCAATGTATGTACGACATATGAATTCAGAAGCCaaagtgtatgtatgtttatttACATGTGCTACAAGCAGGGCTATCCATCTCGAAGTTGTGACAGACTTGACAGTGGAAACATTTCTACTTGCATTTAGGAGGTTTTCTAGCCGCAAATCCTTACCACAAATTCTGGTGTCCGATAATGCCTCAACATATACAGCAGCTGCAGAAGATCTACAACAGCTATTGAAATCAGACCACCTTACTGAAGCACTGGGGAGACGTGGTGTGCAATGGCGTTTTATACCAAAACGTGCTCCTTGGTACAGTGGCTGGTGGGAGCGTCTAATTGGTCTCACCAAGATGGCCCTGAAGAAGGTGCTTGGCAGATCAAGAGTTTCACTCCTAGTCCTTCAAACACTGGTGGTTGAAGTTGAGGCCATTCTAAACAATAGACCTTTGACATACGTGTCCTCAGAGCTAGACGATGATGAACCCCTAACCCCATCTCACCTTTTACATGGTCGTCGTATTGTGTCACTTCCCCACGAGTATGTAATGAAGCAAGAAATAGATGACCCCACGTTTGGCAACTCCTCAGAAGTAACTCGAAGAGCACAGATACAAGCAGCTCTGCTAAATCAGTTCTGGTTCCGATGGAGGCACGAATACCTCACCTCACTCAGAGAACATCACAGAGCTTCAGGGAACAATGACCAACGAATCAAGCAAGGTGACGTTGTATTAGTGTATGATGAGAGCCCTAGGATTTCATGGAGATTGGCAGTAGTGGAAGAGTTGTTGAAGGGAAATGATGGACTGGTCCGGGCTGCAAACATTAGAACAACACATGGAAGAACTAATCGTCCTATAGCTAAACTTATTCCCTTAGAAGTATCCTCTAATCTGACAGCAAGTGACAAAACTTCTCAGTCTCATGATAAACTTAACAGTGCAGCCAACAGTGAAGATAAGAATAGTGGAAGGGAACGTCCTAAACGAAGAGCCGCAGAGAGGGGTATGGACAAGGTAAAACACTGGATCAAGGAACTTGGCGGCCCCCCCGAAGATGTCACGGACTGA